ATATGATTATAATGGTAATTATCATCACAATTATAATAGTTATAACAATTGCAACAGTAATTATAATCATTAATAATTGTGACATAATTACAATTGtaattattataatgatgattACAATGATGGTGATCATATTGATAGTATAATAATGATAGTTATTATGTTTATGATGATTATAATGATAATTATggtaatgataatttttaaaatgacaattataatgataataattaccATGGTGATTATTATAAccatgaaaattataataatgatggtgCTGATGACATAGCAGTAGTGATAACGATAGCACCTCATTCTTCCCTGGTTTGTGAGGAGCTGAGTGCTTTGGGGTCTGAAACCCTCCAGCGAAGTGGGCAGGTTTGCGGGTGGGCGGCAAGGCTGGTCTCATGCGCCATCTCCTTGGCCATGTGTCCGATATCTGAgcgttttcttttctttctgaaccCTAGTGCATTCTCCTTGGGCCGGGCCCATCCGGGCAATCGCCATCACAGTCCCATTGGTCGTTATCTCTGCCTTTGCAACGCTCTTCACTGTGATGTGTCGCAAGAAGCAGCAAGGTACCTGTTGGGTCGGTGTTGGTCTCCAGGGAGGGATACAGTGGGGGCCCTGGGGAGATCCCTGAGCTCCTTGCCTTTAAGGTCAGCTTGTCCTGGGAAGGCATAGCTATCACTAAGCTTTGGGTTCCTTTTTGGAAGAGCAGAGAGAGCCCCGTGGAGTCAATAGTGGGCTAGTCTTAGAGCCCAGATGACTTCAGCTTGAGTCCTGCCCTGACACACACCTGCTCTGTGACTATAGGCAGCTCTCTTAAGCTCTCAGTGCCACAGGGAGCCCTTTAAGACTTCAGTTGCTGAGTTTTAATGGGGGAGAAAGTTTTCATACCTGAGATTTTCTATCACTAGTccaaacaaaattcaaaattgtGCACCATCTCTCTCCTATGAGGAAAGGGCTTTGGACTTGATGGAATGGGAAGTGGCCATCATCATTAATCTTAAAAGTAGAATTCCAATGTGGGAGGTAGAAGGTGAAGTGGTCCATGCAGACTTGCCACTTGGTTAATTTGGAGATGGGAGGGCTCGCAAAAGACTAAtgttcaaaaaaataataatataccatgagctttttaaaaaaaaaaaaaaggaaatgcattTGAAAATGAGAACTCTGTATATACCCTGAGGCCTGGTTTTGTGTCTAACACAGAATTGTTCCCAATGATTATTAGCAAACTTGGGGATGTTTCCCTCTGTACTGATTTTGCTAGCATTAATCTTTATGAGGTAGATGCTgtgattttccccattttataaaagaagaaattgaagtaaagtgacttgcttaatgtcacacaactagtgtctgaggccatatttggactcagatcttcctgattccagttccaGCACTCTAACCACGATAATATAACTTCCTGTAGATGTAAAAATCATATCTGCTGAtcaggaaatataaaattacttaagaagggaaagaatacgAAAATGAAGGAGAGGAAATGAGAACAGCGTCAAAGTTGGCTCCCTAGAGGAGGTGACCCTgtactgaattttgaaggaagttaCAAATTTTAAGAGGCTGAGATAAGGTAGAGAATGTAACCTTCTTGAAGGTGTagaacttttcatttttgtctttgtaagcCTAGTGGCTGGCTTGCATACAGAAGgtgtttaataattgttttttttgcattaaaTCGAAGTATGGCTGGATGGGACAGCACAAAAGTAGTAACTGACTTAAAATGTGATCCAGAGCTCCTGCTTCCTATCCACATAAATGCTGCTTATTCAGCTTCTTGAGGGAATGGACCCTTTCGTTTTTGTCTTTATAAGCCCAGTGGCTTGCATACAGTAGGGgtttaataattgattttttgCATTAACTGGAAGTACAGTTGGATGGGACAGCAGAGAAGTTAGTTGACATAATTAAAATGTAGTCCAAGCTCCTGCATAGATGCTGCTCATTCTGATATGGGGCAACCCTGATTTTAGTGGGTGTGGGAAACTTGGCCCACTTGTGACTGACTTCCAGGAAGAAAGGATGCTGGGCTGTCAAAAGTTCTCAGCCAAAAGTAGCTCCATGTTCCCTCATCAAGCTCTTGAGAAAGTGGTGGGCACCGGTGCCCTCTGGTGGCCAGTAGCAGTCTTTGCACTCCTTTCTGCTGCCACTTTTGGTCTCTGATCTACTTGCTAAATACATTCTTAATCATTGGGGATCATGTGAAACTTTTGGAGTTTGGGTGGAGGGATGGGGGGAAACTTGAGCTATCtgctcttttatattttaaataaatttatttaatttaaatttatttatatacatgttacatataaaaaagaaattaagtttaacaaattttaaataaatttaaataaattttggcattttctttttccatcaccatcatttccttcctccctccaccccagaCATCTAGAtaacaaatagcatttttaaagatttacaaaaatatcTAGGGAAAAAATCAGCCTAGCTGATCACCGTGGGGAAAGTCTGAACGTCCGCGCAGCATTCCGCTGCATGGACAAGCTCGTATTGTTAGTCCTTAGCGGACGGAGAAGTGTTGCTCTTGGGTGCCAACTGtatcttctttttcaatttagaaaatatatattcacatttagATGAGGAGAGCTCGGAGTCCTCCACGTACACGACCGCGGCCCCCGGGGAGAGGCTCCATCCTCGGCCCAAAGTGTTCATCTGCTACTCCAGCAAGGACTGCCAGAAGCACATGACCGTCATCCAGTGCTTTGCCTACTTCCTGCAGGACTTCTGTGGCTGCGAGGTAAGGGAGGCAGGGATCGGCGCGGGTGCGGCCTTCTCGGGGGTCCGTGGCCCGGCCCTGCCCTTCCTGAAGTGACCGCTGCTGGGTCCCCTTCTCAGAAAGTGGCGTCTGCGGGTGGGACCCAGGGTCAGCCCGGCGACCTCTGCGATGCCCCGGCCCCATAGAAATCAGTTGTCCGTTGCTAGCGGACGATGATGTGGCTTTTATCCATACGAGGCGAACTCGGGTCAGGGCACAAGAGCTGGCTTTCAGAGCCTGTGAGAGCCCATCCAAGTCCCGCCTACACAACCGCTgagtgactctggataagtcacataCTCTGCACTTCTCCGAGACTCCAGGTTGCAGGGATGGCCCCCGTGCTGCTCAGTCCCCCGGATGCTCCCATCCGGCCAAACTGCCGCAGATCTCAGCAGGGGCTCCTTGCCCAGTCTGCGACTGTTTTAACAACTGTGTCCCTCCAGTTGGTTTCCTTTTTGATACTTTAGGCATTTTATAACCATTATTCTAGAGGGGTCCATAGGCTGTAGCGGTTGCCAAAGGGGCCCATGTCACAAAGGAGTCTGGGAGCCAGCCTCGCGGCCCTTTCCAGTGACTGCTCCAAGCTGGCTGCCGTCCCCAACCCCACCCTTCAGTGCAGATTTTCCAGGAATTGTATGACTCAGGAAGAATTTCAAAGCCCTGAGTCAACACTGGTGTTTTCCTCTTAAACTGCACATCATCAAACTGCCCCCTTGTGTTCAGATAACTCACCCACAAGTCCCccccatttgtttatttttgaaccGTGTTCCCTCCTGGGTTTGGTTTACTGGGCCACGTCTGCGGCAGGACGGGGTTCCTGCAGTCCCCTTTCAACAAACAcgccttcctctccctcccctcctctggCCACCAAACACCCAGCCTCTTGACCTCCGAGACTTGCACCGTCAGCCCGGCCAGCTGTTTGACAGATGTGGCGGGGAGGTCACTGCGGGAGCCGGCCAGGAATGGCTGGATCCACGCCAGCAGAAGCCGAAAGCCGCTTTCCCCTCTGTGGGTTTTTAATCTGACTCCTGTGACAAAGACAAGAGAGAAAAGTATCCCCCAGGCGTCTCCTGTATGGGGCAGGACGCTGTGCGTTTGGGCTGTTAATGGCCTGTCTCTGGTCACCGTTTATTGAGACCAGGATGGAAGAGCAAGCACCAGGGACTTCCAGTCatgcttcttttttcttaaatccaCACCACAAGAAGCTGCACTTTCTGTATCCTGAGACGTGAGGGAGTACTTTATGGTGGCGGTCTCTgtgaagagctgggttcaaatcctgcctctgaaacaCCCGGGCTcggtgaccctgggctagtctgTAGAGGGAGCGGGCGCTTCCTTGTGGGGAGTCTCTAGAAGTTAAATAAACTTGTTACAGGTCAGTATGGGGGCTCCCCCCGTTGGCTCAGATTGCGATCCCTCTCTCAGTGACCACGTCAGTCTGAGGCCAGGTCCGGGCGAGGGCTGGATCCCGGACACGAGCGCCTAGATTTGGGCGGTTGGAGGCTCGGTTTCTCACACGGGGAAATGGCTCCACTTTGCCATGTAGGAAGGGGTCagtgaggcaggattcaaatccagcacCTCTTCCCGTCACGTGACAGGACGTCagggtggggaaaggggaggcagcagcatgggggggagggggcagaacaGAGGTGGATCCCAGCGCAGGGGCTGCCGGCCTCGGCTCAGGGAAGTCCCTGCCGCTTCAGGGAGTGGCCGCGGGGCCCTTCTTGTCCGCTCCTGTGAGAAGGCGGGCTCCTGGCCGTTCTGATTACCCCGGCTCTGGCACAGCTCTGGCTCACGGCGGCTCTCGGGTGGGACTTTTTGCTTCTTAATTAGCGGTCACTTATTTTCTCTGCCCCTTTTCCCAACAAAACCACAAACAAGTGCAGTTCATCCAACGAGCCCCTACGGCTCCATGGCTCACCGACCTACGTCCGCATCAAAACGGACACTCGGACAGGGCTCGTGCGGCGCGCGGGGCGGCTTTTGGCTTTACTTCCCCACCGgacaggtttttcttttttgctaatcAGGTTTTAATATCCAAGTTCAAGGTTGGCTTTTTTGGAAACATTCAGCAGTTTTCTCCCCAGTTATCCGAAGTCTGTGCCAGGCTGGGGGAGGCCGGCCGCGTCTGCCGAGTGCTGGGCCCGGACTCGGCCTCCTTCCGTCCCTGTGTCCGTCCCCTGCCCTTCTCTTTCCcgtcctcttccctctttcccttccccctcctcctcttcccctcttttccctctttccctttgttcttttcctctttcctttccctttcccccttgtcccttccctcccccatctcttgCCTTCGCCCTCCTGTGGCGCCGCATCCTGGCGCACCCCGGAAGTCCCCCACACCCCCGGAAGGCCCCGCGCCCACGAGGTTGCGTTTCCCGCAGGTCGCCCTGGATCTCTGGGAGGACTTCCAGCTGTGCCGCGAGGGCCCCAGGGAGTGGGCGGCGCAGAAGATCCGGGAGTCCCACTTCGTCATCGTGGTGTGCTCCAAGGGCATGAAGTACTTCGTGGAGAAGAGGGGCTGCAGGCCGCGGGCGGGCAGGCGCGGGGAGGCGGAGGGCGGCGAGCCCTTCGTGGCGGCCGTGGCGGCGGTGGCGGCCCGACTGCGCCAGGCCCGGCAGAGCGCGGCCGAGCTGGCCAAGTACATCGCCGTCTACTTCGACTACTCGTGCGAGGGGGACGTGCCGGGCGTCCTGGAGCTGAGCGCCACGTACAAGCTCATGGACCAGCTGCCCCAGCTCTACTCGCACCTGCACTCGCGGGACGCCCCGGAAGCGGGCCCCGCCCCTGGCCAGCTCAGCAAGAGGAACTACTTCCGGAGCAGGGCCGGGCGCGCCCTCTACGTGGCCATCTGCAACATGCACCAGTACATGGCGCAGGAGCCCGACTGGTTCGAGAAGCAGTTCCTGCCCTTCCCTCCCCCCGCGCCGCACTTCCCCGAGCCCGCCATGGCCAAGTTTGACTCGGGCCTGGTGCTCAACGAGGCGGCGTGCAGGCCGGAGGGCGCCGCGGCCGCCGACTCCCCCGCGGGCCTGGGCCGGCTGAGCGCGGAGGAGGACGCGGACCCCCGGAGCGGCCCCGACGGCGGCTGCGTGCTGCGGCCCCTGCTGCACGCGGCCAAGGCGGCCGGGCCCCCCGACATGCCCCGGGACTCGGGCATCTATGACTCGTCCGTGCCGTCCTCGGAGCTGTCGCTGCCCCTCATGGAAGGGCTCCTGCTGGACCAGATGGAGACCTCATCTGTGGCCGGCAGCGTCTCCTCCTCATCCGGCTTAGGTAGGTCCGTCCGGCTTAGGTAGTCTGGCAGGCTTAGTTAGGTCCATCAGGCTTAGGTAGGTCCATCAGGCTTAGGTAGGTCCATCAGGCTTAGGTAGGCCCATCAGGCTTAGGTAGGTCCATCAGGCTTAGGTAGGCTCATCAGGCTTAGGTAGGCCCATCAGGCTTAGGTAGGCTCATCAGGCTTAGGTAGGCCCATCAGGCTTAGGTAGGTCCGTCTGGCTTAGGTAGGTCCATCAGGCTTAGGTAGGTCCATCAGGCTTAGGTAGGTCCGTTCGGCTTAGGTAGGTCCGTCTGGCTTAGGTAGTCTAGCAGGCTTAGGTAGGTCCGGCAGGCTTAGGTAGGTCCGTCTGCCTTAAGTAGTCCATCCGGCTTAGGTAGTCCATCAGGCTTAGGTAGGTCCGGCAGGCTTAGGTAGGTCCGTCTGGCTTAGGTAGTCCATCAGGCTTAGGTAGGTCCATCAGGCTTAGGTAGGTCCGTCTGGCTTAGGTAGGTCCGTCTGGCTTAGGTAGGTCCATCAGGCTTAGGTAGGTCCGTCTGGCTTAGGTAGGCCCATCAGGCTTAGGTAGGTCCGTCTGGCTTAGGTCGTCTGGCAGGTTTAGGTAGGCCCATCAGGCTTAGGTAGGTCCGGCAGGCTTAGGTAGTCTGGCAGGCTTAGGTAGGTCCATCAGGCTTAGGTAGGTCCGTCCGGCTTAGGTAGGTCCGTCCGGCTTAGGTAGGTCCGTCTGGCTTAGGTAGGTCCGTCTGGTTTAGGTAGGCTCATCAGGCTTAGGTAGGTCCATCAGGCTTAGGTAGGTCCGTCCGGCTTAGGTAGGTCCATCAGGCTTAGGTAGGTCTGGCAGGCTTAGGTAGGTCCGTCTGGCTTAGGTAGTCCGGCAGGTTTAGGTAGGCCCGTCTGGTTTAGGTAGGCCCATCAGGCTTAGGTAGGTCCGGCAGGCTTAGGTAGACTGGCAGGCTTAGGTAGGTCCATCAGGCTTAGGTAGATCCCGCAGGCCGCAGTAAGGGGGTGTTGTCAGGGCCGGGAGGCGGAGGAGGCGCCGCCAGTGAGGGTCTGGGGCAGAGTTTGAACTCCAGGCCTCCAGACTCAGAATCTTCTCCGTAACATCGGGCCGCTCCCATGGGCTTAGTGTGGGGCACAGTCTGTGCAAAGGCTCAGAGGTGGGAAACTGACTGTTGTGCCCAGGGAGCAGCAGGTAGTCTGGTCTGACTAGAGCAGAGAGTTCGGGAATGAACATGAAATTAGCCAGAAATCTAGTGGGAAACATGTCGTGGGAGACTTCAGCTATGCCCATTATCTTCCCCGCTCCCAGATTTAAAAGCCTGAGCCTTCGATCCCGGCCGGCTTTCAGTGACATCGCTCCCACCCGGCCAGACATCACACTTGTCCCTGGCAGGCCCCGGGAGGCTCCCGGGGAACTCCCCATCCCCCAGTCAGTCAGGGAGTGCGTAGTAGCcacactgtgtgccaggcaccctGCTAACCCTGGGGGACACAAATAGAGGCAAAACACTGTTCCTGCCCTGGGTGAGCCTGTGTTCTACTAGGAAGAAAACACAAACATCTGGTGTCTGTGCACACAAAGTAGATAGATGGAGAGATATAGCGAGGGAGGGAACCGCCAGTCATTCAGCAAGTACAAGGTAAgatatttttaagattaacaataagataatttaaaataagataaaataatcaCCCAGGCCAGATAGTTTCCCAGTGCCGGGAGCACACTAGCCACATGCTCACAAACGAAAAGTCATTGCAGCGCGGCTCCCTGGGCCCCCCGgtcaccttttttctttctctgcaggTGAAGAGGAGCCCCCCATCCTCCCTTCCAAGTGCATCGATTCCGGCGCGTGTAAAGCAGGACTCAGTGGGCACAGCTTCACCGATGAACTCCCGGTGGTTGGGCCGTTATAACCCCCCGAGGTTTCTAATGCATTTGCCACTTTAGCGACAATGACCAGCGCCTGTATGTCAGCCCCTGCCCCGCCCCCTGCCCCCTCGCCTACTTGAAGGAACGAAAACCCCAAGTCGGGATGTGACAAGGGAGTGTTGGCCAGTGCTAGTCCTGCCCCTCCTTCCACCCTTGGGTTCAGTAAAGCCCCTCATCCACAGACTCTTCCGAGAGCTTCACTGGGGAATCAGACGCGCAGGATGCCCCTTCCCCACTTTAACTCTCCTTTGTCCATGTTCACAATCCCCACCATTTTATGCTTATAACCATCCTTGCGTCTCCAACGCGGCAGAAGGAAAGAGGTGCTGGAAGAAACGGCAttcagggagggagagaaagcagGCTCCCTATTCCTTACGCTTCTAGGGCCGCTGGGCTGGATTTAGCAAAAAACGGAAAGATGCGGATTTTCACTTGAAATGACTGAGGTGACAAAAACTTTTAATGGAATTATAGACATGGGTTTTTTCTGTGTCTGGAATGATTACTCAGTCTCTGGAAAATGTTCATTTGAAGAAAGGAACGGGAGTCTTCTCTTAGGTAATTgcagacacacaaacacaaacacacaatcTTGTAAAAATGTGCTCTGGAAAGGGAATACAGTTTAGCAGAACTTATTCTGAATGTGGAGTCTGGGGCCTGGATTCGCGGTCACTAACCGCCCGTGTGACCCCGTAGTGCCTCCTTTGCACTCAGTCCTTGGACATAGGGAATTAGATTAGATGGCCCCTGAAACCTCTCCTCCAGTCACAGATCTGTGACTTATGAGATTGAGAAGCAATTGGAAATGTGTCAGGAACTTGTACATGAGCATCCTCCAAGTTTCCCTTCAATCCATGATTCATGTCATGATTCATTTGTGATTCCACTAAGGGAAAGGTCAGGTGGACATGTGTTTGTTTTCATCGAGATGGCAGTCTCAAAGTTGGAAGGGGTCCCAGAGGTCCCATAATGCAACTCTTCATGGACCCAAGTTTAGTTCTACTATTTTCTCAACAAGACCTCATCCATCTGGTCTGCCTGAAGACCACCAGTGAGAGGGAGCCCACCACCTCCCACAGCAGCCCACCCCACGCTAAGTCAGCTCTAGCCCTCAGCAAACTTTTCTTGATTTCAAACCTAAGTCCTCCTCTCTGCTAGGGGGCAAAGCTAATCCCTCATCACCAGGACGACCCTTCCTGTGCTCAAAGACAGCCTGAATTTCCTTCTCTCCGGATTTAGCCTCTTCATTTCCTCTGACCCATCCTTGTATGGCATGATCGCAGGCCTTCTCATCTCTGGGCTGCCCTCTTGCGACTGCTGGTCCATGTCCTTCCTAGGAAGGAAGCCCCTAAGAGCGGGTATGCTCTGAGCAGAGCACGGAGGCACTAGCCTCCTTCACGCAGTCCGGGAGAGCAGATACTTGTCTTATTCCAATGTCATGTTGTTAACTCATGCTCCCTGGATCTCTTTCACCAAAATCATTTCTTGTCTCATCTTAGCTCATTATCCTGTGCTCAGAAAGCTGGTTTTTTCAGGTACTATCCAGCTTTATCACTAATCATTTTTCACTTATTTGGATCAGCCCATTCATTGTTCCAGCATATTGAGGTTTTGTTGAATTCCATCATCCAGTGCAATAACTGTCTCAGCCTAGTGCCATCCACCAGTCTGCCAAGGGTGCTTTCTATACCTtcctctgattaaaaaaaatctgtcagtCACGAAAGGGCCATCCATGGGCATATTCCCATGGCCTTCCACCTTCCCCATTTTCCTTACTGTTCTCTAAGCCCTAATAATTCATCCAGGCCCAGATCCGTCCAATTATATCTCCATCCAGCCCACAACTTCCCATCGCACCTGCAAGGAGAGCATCACTCATTTAATGCTCTGCTCGCGCCTAAACACTCCATTTCTTTGGCATTCCTATGGTATAAACTGGGGACTGGTgccaaaaaaagtaaatgagacaAGTCCGGCATGACCTGCTCATAGTGGAAGCCCTGGTTCACAAGCCGTTTCTAGGATTGCATTACAGGATGTTGCCAGGAAGGCCCttcttcttttaaaagatttatttaatattttccccatccaTCTGCTCTCCCCCCTCCAGCCGGgaagacataaaaagagaaaacactCTCCTAACAAACAAACATAGTTCAATAAAGCAGAGTCCTGCTTCAACCATGTTTAAAAACTAAAGGTCTCATTCCGCCCCAAGTCCATCGCCTCTTTGTCAGCCCTCCAGAAGCATGGGTGATCATTGTATGGGGGAGGTTTTAAGTCTTTTCAGTTTGTCTGCGCCTGACTATTTTATGCCTTCAGCATCCAGCGTCAGATTTTGGTATTCCTGGGCCTTTGGTTCACCCCGTCACCTCCACGCTAACATAATTGTGCCAAAAGCAGCATTGGTCTGTAGTCAGGTTCTAAACCTGATGACCCTCCAGTGTTAAGTGGAAATTCCACAGAATATGCCAGGATGACTTGATGTAACTGACTTAGCTGCTTGGACTGAGtccattttttttaagtgaagttaagtgacttgcccagggtcacacagctaggaagtgttaagtgtctgagatcagatttgaactcgggtcctcctgacttcagggctggtgctctatcactgcgccacctagctgccccagatgaTTATTTTTAAGGACAGAACATAAATGAtactctttcttccattttttcccaccTTCTCCCTTGCTGTTGCTAAAGAAGGCATCACACTTAGATTCAGTGACTTTTAAGAATCTTAAAACCAATAACCTTCCCACGAAGATGCTTTTGGACATTTGTAACATTTTTCTCCCTGATTCCTCGCTCAAGGAAAGACTCCATTTGCATCTTCTACCCTGCAAATTGGGGCTCTGAGCTGTGAAGGCAAGAACCAGCTTTGGAAGGTCCAGGTAATAGGCAGATCCTTAGTCTTTGAAAGAACTTGACGTAATTTGTATTTCCAGACCacaatttatttttagtatttgtcACTGAATCATATATATGCTTCAGTATTTCAGGAGAAGCTCAAATAGACATTGATTCCCCAGCGATACCATTGTTGCAATCGCTGATAATATTAttgccatcttgggaagggggaCTATGTGTTTCCATTCTTTGCAACAGTGTTAGCTGGGAGAACCAGCAGAAAGAGGAAGATCAGAGTAATAAGAGAACCATCTTTCCTCCCCTGGGACTGGCCCCAaacaagagagaagaggaagaggagccaGACTTTCTCGTCTCCCATGTGCAAGGAATACAGCTGTTTAAGTCGTAAACTCCTGGGGAGGAGAGTCTCTCTCTAAGTGCTCCCTAATGTAAATGATCATCCCAGGCTTTGTGCAGGCAGCTGGTAGCCTCCAGTTACAGGAACGTGCTTATCTCTTCTCCAGCATCCAATCTGGGACCATGTGCAGCTGCTAGGATAGGCTCAAGTTGCCTGATGAAAAGCAACAGGTTTTCTCTGTAAAGCGTTATATTTGATTGAAAGAGAgatccactccctccccctcccactgGCCTCCAGAATCAGTTTTGCTGCCCGGCCTGTCTGCAAGATGGAATATCTTCTGTCTCCTCCAAATCCAAGGATGCTTCACAAAACACACGATGACAAAAGGGATAATTCCTATCAGTTTCACACGAAGCAAACGATTGCAGCAATCCATGTAGCAGAGATCATTTCTGTatccctggcacatagcagaGTGCCAGGGAGCTGGTGGGTATTAGTAACTGCTTACTTGAATGGGGTAAGGGTTTTGCACCAAATGTTTCTGACCAAAATCTTACATCCGAGATTTCTAGAAATTGGATATGAATGTAGAAAAGCGGGGATCATTCTCCTGGACATGAAATCCCCAAAAGAAATGCCAGCAGTCAGTAAGCACATTTCTAGAAAGTGTCCTCAATCACCAACAAGAGAAAGGCAAATTTAAATGCCTTCAGTCAGGATAGATTTGGGGAAGATTTGATATGTTTGCAAGCCCAAGTTCAGAGCGATAAAACCATGTCTTTTGTGCCCTTGTTAGTGAGTGATTTCTTGCCTGTGCTAAACAAACATTAAAGACCTAAACATAGTCTTCAGAAGACAGGCACCGAGTTTGGGTTCAAGAGGACATGGAAGCAACTTAAGCAAAAGCTGCTGATAGAGACAGTGATATATTACGTGGGTTTCCAAATTACCCGAGACTTGCTGCTCATTGGCACGGTATCTTTGATACTGTGTTGGTTAATGTGCCAGTGGAGACCCTCAGTATTTTATTGAGaagaagagatcattttaaaaggTTCCCTTTGGTTTGGGAATGAGTCTTGATACTTTATGTGAAACATGGATGTTTCTGATGCTCTGGGAATTCAATTTGATTTGGTCCAGACCCATGATTTTAATTTATGGGGGAACTCCTTCAGCTAATTCACATTGGCAGCATCCTTTTTGTAACACATCTGTGTTGCTTTTAACATGTACAAAATCTCTTTATGGAAGTCTAATTTCAGGtggagctgaaaaaaaaatccagttatccaatttctttttttgcagaggcaattggggttaagtgatttatccagggtcacactgccaggaagtatttgaggttggatttgaactcaggtcctcctgacttcagggccagcactctatccactgtgccatctagctgcccctcaatttcCCAATCTTAACTCTTTTTGTTTTCAGTCTTTATATTCTCTAAGACCGGTCTGGGTCTTGGGGCAGTGCCAGTTTTCTCAGATTTAAACCCAGAGCTGCCTTTGGGAAGGAAA
This sequence is a window from Sminthopsis crassicaudata isolate SCR6 chromosome 1, ASM4859323v1, whole genome shotgun sequence. Protein-coding genes within it:
- the IL17RD gene encoding interleukin-17 receptor D isoform X1; its protein translation is MAPWLQLCSFLFTVNACLNGSRLAVAAGPGRRGPPGDTCGWRGVVPVSRNSGLPNVTFKYDNCTTYLNPVGKHVIADVQNITISQYACYDQVAVTVLWTAGALGIEFLKGFRVILEELKSEGRQCQQMLLKDPKQLNSSFKRTSMESQPFLNMKFETDYFVKIVPFPSIKNESNYHPFFFRTRPCELLLQPDNLACKPFWKPRNLNITQQGLNMQVSFDHAPHNFGFRFYYLHYKLKHQGPFKRKTCRQEQNTEITSCTLQNVSPGDYIIELVDDTNTTRKMMHYALKPVHSPWAGPIRAIAITVPLVVISAFATLFTVMCRKKQQENIYSHLDEESSESSTYTTAAPGERLHPRPKVFICYSSKDCQKHMTVIQCFAYFLQDFCGCEVALDLWEDFQLCREGPREWAAQKIRESHFVIVVCSKGMKYFVEKRGCRPRAGRRGEAEGGEPFVAAVAAVAARLRQARQSAAELAKYIAVYFDYSCEGDVPGVLELSATYKLMDQLPQLYSHLHSRDAPEAGPAPGQLSKRNYFRSRAGRALYVAICNMHQYMAQEPDWFEKQFLPFPPPAPHFPEPAMAKFDSGLVLNEAACRPEGAAAADSPAGLGRLSAEEDADPRSGPDGGCVLRPLLHAAKAAGPPDMPRDSGIYDSSVPSSELSLPLMEGLLLDQMETSSVAGSVSSSSGLGEEEPPILPSKCIDSGACKAGLSGHSFTDELPVVGPL
- the IL17RD gene encoding interleukin-17 receptor D isoform X2 — its product is MAPWLQLCSFLFTVNACLNGSRLAVAAGPGRRGPPGDTCGWRGVVPVSRNSGLPNVTFKYDNCTTYLNPVGKHVIADVQNITISQYACYDQVAVTVLWTAGALGIEFLKGFRVILEELKSEGRQCQQMLLKDPKQLNSSFKRTSMESQPFLNMKFETDYFVKIVPFPSIKNESNYHPFFFRTRPCELLLQPDNLACKPFWKPRNLNITQQGLNMQVSFDHAPHNFGFRFYYLHYKLKHQGPFKRKTCRQEQNTEITSCTLQNVSPGDYIIELVDDTNTTRKMMHYALKPVHSPWAGPIRAIAITVPLVVISAFATLFTVMCRKKQQDEESSESSTYTTAAPGERLHPRPKVFICYSSKDCQKHMTVIQCFAYFLQDFCGCEVALDLWEDFQLCREGPREWAAQKIRESHFVIVVCSKGMKYFVEKRGCRPRAGRRGEAEGGEPFVAAVAAVAARLRQARQSAAELAKYIAVYFDYSCEGDVPGVLELSATYKLMDQLPQLYSHLHSRDAPEAGPAPGQLSKRNYFRSRAGRALYVAICNMHQYMAQEPDWFEKQFLPFPPPAPHFPEPAMAKFDSGLVLNEAACRPEGAAAADSPAGLGRLSAEEDADPRSGPDGGCVLRPLLHAAKAAGPPDMPRDSGIYDSSVPSSELSLPLMEGLLLDQMETSSVAGSVSSSSGLGEEEPPILPSKCIDSGACKAGLSGHSFTDELPVVGPL